A genomic segment from Nocardia cyriacigeorgica GUH-2 encodes:
- the prcB gene encoding proteasome subunit beta produces MTSGDPLRLHPGHALSSFSEHLRMHAPDLLPGNGFGAMNAAAGIPGGGARDIAPHGTTIVAVSFRGGVLIAGDRRATQGNLLASRDMEKVYITDTYSAAGIAGTAGMAVEMVRLFAVELEHYEKIEGVPLTFDGKANKLSKMVRDNLPAALQGLAVVPVLVGYDLEATDPDKVGRIISYDVVGGQSEERFGYAAVGSGSHFAKSSLKKLYAKGIDEDRALRIAVESLFDAADDDTATGGPDLLRGIYPTAIVINDDGAVEVSDSRLAEIARGIVADREAAQEAR; encoded by the coding sequence GTGACCTCAGGTGACCCGCTGCGTCTCCACCCGGGGCACGCCCTGTCGTCCTTCTCCGAACATCTGCGCATGCACGCACCCGATCTGTTGCCGGGCAACGGATTCGGTGCGATGAACGCCGCCGCCGGGATTCCCGGCGGCGGTGCACGCGATATCGCCCCGCACGGCACCACCATCGTCGCGGTCAGTTTCCGCGGCGGCGTGCTCATCGCGGGCGATCGGCGCGCCACCCAGGGCAACCTGCTGGCCAGCCGCGATATGGAGAAGGTCTATATCACCGACACCTACTCGGCGGCCGGTATCGCGGGTACCGCGGGCATGGCCGTGGAGATGGTGCGCCTGTTCGCGGTGGAGCTCGAGCATTACGAAAAGATCGAAGGCGTCCCGCTGACCTTCGACGGCAAGGCCAACAAGCTGTCGAAGATGGTGCGCGACAACCTGCCCGCGGCCCTGCAGGGCCTGGCGGTGGTTCCGGTGCTGGTCGGCTACGACCTCGAGGCCACCGACCCCGACAAGGTCGGCCGGATCATCTCCTACGACGTCGTCGGCGGGCAGAGCGAGGAGCGATTCGGTTACGCCGCAGTCGGTTCCGGCTCCCACTTCGCCAAGTCGTCGCTGAAGAAGCTGTACGCCAAGGGCATCGACGAGGACCGGGCGTTGCGGATCGCGGTGGAATCGCTGTTCGACGCCGCCGACGACGACACCGCGACCGGTGGCCCGGATCTGCTGCGCGGCATCTATCCCACCGCCATCGTCATCAACGACGACGGTGCGGTGGAGGTGAGCGACAGCAGGCTCGCCGAGATCGCCCGCGGCATCGTCGCCGACCGGGAGGCAGCGCAGGAGGCCCGATGA
- a CDS encoding ubiquitin-like protein Pup, with amino-acid sequence MAQEQTKRAGGGDEDEGPEGVDAAGQERREKLAEDTDDLLDEIDDVLEENAEDFVRAYVQKGGQ; translated from the coding sequence ATGGCACAAGAGCAGACCAAACGCGCCGGGGGCGGCGACGAGGACGAGGGCCCGGAGGGCGTCGACGCCGCCGGTCAGGAGCGGCGCGAGAAGCTGGCGGAGGACACCGACGACCTGCTCGACGAGATCGATGATGTGCTCGAGGAGAACGCCGAGGACTTCGTCCGCGCCTACGTGCAGAAAGGCGGCCAGTGA
- the dop gene encoding depupylase/deamidase Dop — protein sequence MQRIIGIEVEYGISTPTEPSANPILTSTQAVLAYAAAEGVPRAKRTRWDYEVESPLRDARGFDLSRMNGPAPVIDADEVGAANMILTNGARLYVDHAHPEYSAPEVTDPLDAVIWDKAGERVMEAAARHASSVPGAPRLQLYKNNVDGKGASYGTHENYLMNRDTPFNSIIVGLTPFFVSRQVICGSGRVGIGQSGDHAGFQLSQRSDYIEVEVGLETTLKRGIINTRDEPHADADKYRRLHVIIGDANLAEMSTYLKVGTTALVLDLIESGEDLSDMQLARPVTAVHTISHDPTLRATVALADGRELTGLALQRLYHERVAKFVDREGNDDPRVRDILDNWAMVLDLLERDPMECANLLDWPAKLRLLEGMRSREGLNWGAPKLHLMDLQYSDVRLDKGLYNRLVARGSMKRLVSEQQVLDAMTNPPTDTRAYFRGECLRRFGADIAAASWDSVIFDLGGDSLVRIPTLEPRRGTKAHVGKLLDGVDTAADLVEQLTT from the coding sequence ATGCAGCGCATCATCGGAATCGAGGTCGAATACGGCATCTCGACCCCCACGGAGCCGTCGGCCAACCCGATCCTCACCTCCACCCAGGCGGTGCTGGCCTACGCCGCCGCCGAAGGCGTGCCGCGGGCCAAGCGAACCCGATGGGACTACGAGGTGGAGTCCCCGCTGCGCGACGCGCGCGGATTCGACCTGAGCCGGATGAACGGCCCCGCCCCGGTGATCGACGCCGACGAGGTGGGCGCGGCGAACATGATCCTCACCAACGGCGCGCGCCTCTACGTCGACCACGCACACCCGGAGTACTCCGCGCCCGAGGTCACCGACCCGCTGGACGCGGTGATCTGGGACAAGGCCGGCGAACGCGTCATGGAGGCCGCGGCCCGGCACGCGTCGAGCGTGCCCGGCGCGCCGCGGTTGCAGCTGTACAAGAACAACGTCGACGGCAAGGGCGCCTCCTACGGCACCCACGAAAACTACCTGATGAACCGGGACACCCCGTTCAACTCGATCATCGTCGGGCTCACCCCGTTCTTCGTGTCCCGGCAGGTGATCTGCGGCTCCGGCCGCGTCGGCATCGGCCAGTCCGGTGATCACGCCGGGTTCCAGCTGTCGCAGCGCTCGGACTACATCGAGGTCGAGGTCGGCCTGGAGACCACGCTCAAGCGCGGCATCATCAACACCCGCGACGAGCCGCACGCCGACGCCGACAAGTACCGCAGGCTGCACGTCATCATCGGCGACGCCAACCTGGCCGAGATGTCGACCTACCTCAAGGTCGGAACCACCGCGCTGGTGCTGGACCTGATCGAATCCGGCGAGGATCTGTCGGATATGCAGCTGGCCCGCCCGGTCACCGCCGTGCACACCATCAGCCACGACCCCACCCTGCGCGCCACCGTCGCCCTGGCCGACGGCCGCGAACTCACCGGCCTGGCGTTGCAGCGGCTCTACCACGAGCGCGTGGCCAAGTTCGTCGACCGCGAAGGCAACGACGACCCGCGCGTGCGCGACATTCTGGACAACTGGGCGATGGTGCTCGACCTGCTCGAACGCGACCCCATGGAATGCGCGAACCTGCTCGACTGGCCGGCCAAACTGCGCCTGCTCGAAGGTATGCGCAGCCGTGAGGGCCTGAATTGGGGCGCGCCGAAGCTGCATCTGATGGACCTGCAGTACTCCGACGTGCGGCTGGACAAGGGCCTCTACAACCGCCTGGTGGCGCGCGGGTCGATGAAGCGCCTGGTCAGCGAGCAGCAGGTGCTGGACGCGATGACCAACCCGCCCACCGACACCCGCGCCTACTTCCGCGGCGAGTGCTTGCGCCGCTTCGGCGCCGATATCGCGGCCGCGAGCTGGGATTCGGTGATCTTCGACCTGGGCGGTGACTCCCTGGTGCGCATCCCGACCCTGGAACCGCGTCGCGGCACCAAGGCCCACGTCGGCAAGCTGCTCGACGGTGTCGACACCGCTGCCGACCTGGTCGAACAGCTCACCACCTAG
- a CDS encoding DUF418 domain-containing protein produces the protein MTESLTTTTSATPAARPSRVVALDVLRGIAILGTLGTNIWILTDPEGIIGYINRLGAPVEDGWGWAERVLQQFAQGKYLGLLTIMFGIGLAIQQSSAQRARRRWPGRYPIRAGLLLLDGLLNFLLIAEFDVLMGYALTGLVVAYLLATSERAQRRWLIVQASIHVSMLTLLAVAMTADGGGSVSDSEPLNPNPYADGSFWDLVLFRMENALGFRLETIFIFPMSIALFLLGARLYRAGVFAPEGARLRKRLMILGFGVAAPADLLLGVFVGGDVVLITRYGIAPFVSLGILALVAHFYLHRPRTGFVGTRLSEVGRTALSCYILQNLVASIICYGWGFGLAARFSPDARVPFTVAVYLVVALVIVCFAHLWLRRFDRGPVEWLWNVTYRRLAGE, from the coding sequence ATGACCGAATCGCTGACCACGACCACCTCCGCGACGCCGGCCGCCCGGCCGTCGCGGGTGGTCGCTCTCGACGTGCTGCGCGGGATCGCGATCCTTGGCACCCTCGGCACCAATATCTGGATCCTCACCGATCCCGAGGGGATCATCGGCTACATCAATCGGCTGGGCGCACCGGTCGAGGACGGGTGGGGCTGGGCCGAACGGGTCCTGCAACAGTTCGCGCAGGGCAAGTACCTGGGCCTGTTGACAATCATGTTCGGGATCGGGCTGGCAATCCAGCAGTCGTCCGCGCAACGGGCGCGCCGGCGCTGGCCGGGCAGATATCCGATCCGGGCCGGCCTGCTGTTGCTGGACGGCCTGCTGAACTTCCTGCTCATCGCGGAGTTCGATGTGCTGATGGGCTACGCGCTCACCGGCCTGGTGGTCGCCTACCTGCTGGCCACCTCCGAGCGCGCGCAGCGGCGCTGGCTGATCGTGCAGGCGAGCATCCACGTCAGCATGCTGACGTTGCTGGCGGTGGCGATGACCGCCGACGGCGGCGGCTCGGTCTCGGACTCCGAGCCCTTGAATCCCAATCCGTATGCCGACGGCTCGTTCTGGGATCTGGTGCTGTTCCGGATGGAGAACGCGCTCGGGTTCCGGTTGGAGACGATCTTCATCTTCCCGATGTCGATCGCGCTGTTCCTGCTCGGAGCGCGGCTGTATCGGGCCGGGGTGTTCGCGCCGGAAGGTGCGCGGCTGCGCAAGCGGCTGATGATCCTCGGGTTCGGTGTCGCCGCGCCGGCCGATCTGCTGCTCGGGGTGTTCGTCGGCGGTGACGTCGTGCTGATCACCCGCTACGGCATCGCGCCGTTCGTCTCACTCGGCATCCTCGCGCTGGTCGCGCACTTCTATCTGCATCGCCCGCGCACCGGGTTCGTCGGCACCCGGCTCAGCGAGGTCGGCCGCACCGCGTTGAGCTGCTACATCCTGCAAAACCTGGTGGCCTCGATCATCTGCTACGGCTGGGGTTTCGGGCTGGCCGCCCGCTTCTCCCCCGATGCCCGGGTGCCGTTCACGGTGGCGGTGTATCTGGTCGTCGCGCTCGTCATCGTCTGCTTCGCGCACCTGTGGCTGCGGAGGTTCGACCGCGGCCCGGTCGAATGGTTGTGGAACGTCACCTATCGGCGGCTGGCGGGTGAGTAG
- a CDS encoding CGNR zinc finger domain-containing protein, protein MHFNPYGGAAAQLAVRLVNAAPERSLFELLDEADYKPLTPLSEGQIAELRRWIARLDEVFTAPSVDLLNDLLAETTSQPYISTHDGRAPHLHYSRIDAPVHERVKAYTAAGLAELFCEDPGRIGRCARPGCATVYVDTSRNGRRRFCSTRCSNRVHVADHRSRRSA, encoded by the coding sequence GTGCATTTCAACCCTTACGGTGGTGCCGCCGCTCAACTCGCCGTCCGGTTGGTCAACGCGGCGCCCGAGCGCAGCCTGTTCGAATTGCTCGACGAAGCCGACTACAAACCGCTCACGCCGCTCAGCGAAGGGCAGATCGCCGAACTGCGTCGCTGGATCGCCCGGCTCGACGAGGTCTTCACCGCGCCGTCGGTGGACTTGCTCAACGATCTGCTCGCCGAAACCACCAGCCAGCCCTACATTTCGACCCATGACGGCCGCGCACCGCATCTGCACTACTCCCGCATCGATGCGCCGGTGCACGAGCGGGTCAAGGCCTACACGGCCGCCGGGCTCGCGGAGCTGTTCTGCGAGGACCCCGGCCGGATCGGCCGCTGCGCACGTCCCGGCTGCGCCACCGTCTATGTCGACACCTCCCGCAACGGCCGGCGCCGGTTCTGCTCGACTCGCTGTTCGAACCGCGTGCACGTCGCCGACCATCGCAGCCGCCGCTCGGCCTGA
- a CDS encoding DUF6412 domain-containing protein, translated as MFTRAQLTVGAVLTALLPALVLLTAPAGEPAALFGAVAVVLAVALVAAPSMRLVRVPVGTAGPPQGAQRRRRGSYLRQSNPDTAGRPRPRAPGFGHA; from the coding sequence ATGTTCACGAGGGCGCAGCTGACGGTGGGTGCGGTGCTGACCGCCCTGCTGCCCGCGCTCGTGCTTCTCACCGCCCCTGCCGGTGAACCGGCCGCGCTCTTCGGCGCCGTGGCCGTCGTGCTGGCGGTCGCGCTGGTGGCGGCGCCGTCGATGCGCCTGGTCCGGGTGCCCGTCGGTACCGCCGGACCGCCGCAGGGCGCGCAACGCAGGCGCCGTGGTTCTTATCTGCGCCAGAGCAATCCGGACACCGCAGGGCGTCCGCGACCCCGAGCTCCGGGATTCGGGCACGCCTGA
- the yidC gene encoding membrane protein insertase YidC translates to MLDFVYYPVSAALSLWHTAAAAVVGSGSLAWIGAVILLVMTLRAALFPVFLKQARSQAAIRRLQPQLEAIRKKYPDDRQRQATETQKLYREHGVSPFAGCLPLLGQAFVFLGLFHVLRSFDRTTAATHLPFTATPAPMSAEQNAATANYAFDAADVRSFLDADLFGAPLSSTLTGHPTPATAIVAITLTLVAAAATHFTARTALARQESAGLPFMRTLSLWVFPAAALLGGVFLPVAVLLYFVTNNAWTFAQQRIVYRRIDREAAALGSPMTSPADSVRSAAAPRPGARPDRRKRRTPHP, encoded by the coding sequence ATGCTCGATTTTGTCTACTATCCCGTTTCCGCCGCACTGTCGTTGTGGCACACCGCGGCCGCCGCCGTCGTCGGTTCCGGTTCGCTCGCCTGGATCGGCGCCGTCATCCTGCTCGTGATGACGTTGCGTGCGGCGCTGTTTCCAGTCTTCCTCAAACAAGCCCGCAGCCAAGCCGCCATCCGTCGCCTGCAGCCCCAGCTCGAGGCGATCCGCAAGAAGTACCCGGATGATCGGCAGCGTCAGGCCACCGAGACTCAGAAGCTTTACCGCGAGCACGGCGTCAGCCCGTTCGCCGGCTGCCTGCCTCTGCTCGGCCAGGCCTTCGTCTTCCTCGGACTGTTCCATGTGCTGCGCTCCTTCGACCGCACCACCGCCGCAACCCATCTGCCGTTCACGGCGACACCGGCGCCGATGTCGGCCGAGCAGAACGCGGCCACCGCGAACTACGCGTTCGACGCCGCTGACGTGCGGTCGTTCCTGGACGCCGACCTCTTCGGCGCCCCACTGTCGTCCACGCTGACCGGCCACCCGACCCCGGCGACGGCCATTGTCGCCATCACCCTCACACTGGTCGCGGCCGCAGCCACCCACTTCACCGCACGCACCGCCCTGGCCCGTCAGGAATCGGCCGGCCTGCCCTTCATGCGCACGCTGTCGCTGTGGGTGTTCCCCGCCGCCGCCTTGCTCGGCGGGGTATTTCTCCCGGTCGCCGTGTTGCTGTACTTCGTCACCAACAACGCCTGGACCTTCGCCCAGCAGCGCATCGTGTATCGGCGCATCGATCGCGAAGCTGCGGCACTCGGTTCGCCGATGACGTCGCCGGCCGACTCCGTGCGCAGCGCTGCCGCCCCGAGACCCGGCGCTCGCCCGGACCGCCGCAAACGGCGAACACCGCACCCATGA
- a CDS encoding class I SAM-dependent methyltransferase gives MILRALSGTSSVANLGAGTGAYEPPQTVVAVEPSSVMIAQRPRRAAPAVRALAEHLPLRTDAVDAALAVLTVHHWTGLEQGIAELGRIARRRIAILTWDHRVMRTFWLLRDYLPAAAATDARLAVPLEQLIELLPGTVEVHPVLVPADCTDGFGAAYWRRPHAYLQPEVQAGMSMLALTPHSELAPGLRQLQADLDSGVWADRHRDLLDRQQFDAGYRLVVASFG, from the coding sequence TTGATCCTTCGAGCGCTATCGGGCACCTCCTCGGTGGCGAATCTCGGTGCAGGCACCGGCGCCTACGAACCGCCACAGACGGTGGTCGCCGTGGAGCCGAGCTCGGTGATGATCGCCCAACGGCCGCGCCGCGCCGCGCCCGCGGTGCGCGCGTTGGCCGAGCATCTGCCGCTGCGCACCGATGCCGTCGACGCCGCGCTGGCCGTGCTGACGGTGCACCACTGGACCGGCCTCGAGCAGGGCATCGCCGAACTCGGACGCATCGCGCGTCGTCGTATCGCGATCCTGACCTGGGACCACCGGGTGATGCGCACGTTCTGGTTGCTGCGCGACTACCTACCCGCGGCAGCCGCTACCGACGCGCGGCTCGCTGTCCCCCTGGAGCAACTGATCGAGCTGCTGCCGGGAACTGTCGAGGTCCATCCGGTGCTGGTACCCGCCGACTGCACCGATGGCTTCGGCGCGGCGTATTGGCGGCGGCCACACGCTTATCTCCAGCCGGAGGTTCAGGCCGGGATGTCGATGCTGGCGCTCACACCGCACAGCGAGCTGGCGCCGGGATTGCGGCAGTTGCAGGCAGACCTCGACAGCGGAGTCTGGGCCGACCGCCACCGTGATCTGCTCGACCGTCAGCAGTTCGATGCGGGTTATCGGCTGGTCGTCGCAAGCTTTGGCTGA
- a CDS encoding dihydrodipicolinate reductase, which yields MLRVIQWATGGVGKAAIEAVLAHPELELVGCYVHSEAKRGQDVGDILGTGQLGITATDDVEEILAIDADAVVYAPLIPNAREVARILRSGKNVVTPVGWFYPGARDTELAQACGDGGVTLHGIGINPGGTTDLHPLVLSAMSSKVTFVRAEEFSDMRTYDAPDVLRSVMGFGATPEHARKSPMLGLLTGGFTQSVQMCLETLGFAEAPIRTSHDVAVATAPIESPMGIIEPGQVAAQRFTWDAMIGDRPVVRIAVNWLMGEQNLEPAWEFGPEGERYEIEIKGDPDTFVTIRGWQPATIAEGLKRNPGIVATANHCVNSIPYVCAAAPGIKSSLDLPVVAGRAHPDLGATRG from the coding sequence ATGCTGCGCGTTATCCAGTGGGCGACCGGCGGGGTCGGCAAGGCGGCAATCGAGGCGGTGCTGGCCCATCCCGAGTTGGAGTTGGTCGGTTGTTATGTGCATTCCGAGGCAAAGCGGGGTCAGGATGTCGGCGACATCCTCGGCACAGGGCAGCTCGGAATCACCGCTACCGATGACGTGGAGGAGATCCTCGCGATCGACGCCGATGCCGTGGTGTATGCCCCGCTGATTCCGAATGCTCGCGAGGTCGCGCGAATTCTGCGATCAGGCAAGAATGTGGTGACCCCGGTCGGCTGGTTCTATCCGGGCGCACGCGACACCGAACTGGCGCAGGCGTGCGGCGACGGCGGCGTCACCTTGCACGGGATCGGCATCAATCCCGGCGGGACCACCGACCTGCATCCGCTGGTGCTCTCGGCCATGTCGTCGAAGGTGACCTTCGTGCGGGCCGAGGAGTTCTCCGATATGCGCACCTACGACGCGCCCGACGTGCTGCGCTCGGTGATGGGTTTCGGCGCAACCCCTGAGCACGCGCGCAAATCCCCGATGCTCGGGTTGCTGACCGGCGGGTTCACCCAGTCGGTCCAGATGTGCTTGGAAACCCTGGGATTCGCCGAAGCACCCATCCGCACTTCCCACGACGTCGCGGTGGCCACCGCTCCGATCGAGTCGCCGATGGGGATCATCGAGCCGGGGCAGGTTGCGGCCCAGCGCTTCACGTGGGATGCGATGATCGGCGATCGGCCCGTCGTCCGGATTGCGGTCAACTGGTTGATGGGCGAGCAGAACCTGGAGCCGGCCTGGGAGTTCGGGCCCGAGGGGGAACGCTACGAGATCGAGATCAAGGGCGATCCCGACACCTTTGTGACCATCCGCGGCTGGCAGCCGGCGACCATCGCGGAAGGCCTGAAACGCAATCCGGGCATCGTCGCTACCGCGAACCACTGCGTCAACTCGATCCCGTACGTGTGCGCCGCCGCGCCGGGAATCAAGTCCAGCCTGGACCTCCCCGTCGTCGCGGGCCGCGCCCATCCGGACCTCGGAGCGACCCGTGGCTGA